One genomic window of Manduca sexta isolate Smith_Timp_Sample1 chromosome 4, JHU_Msex_v1.0, whole genome shotgun sequence includes the following:
- the LOC115452831 gene encoding biogenesis of lysosome-related organelles complex 1 subunit 6, with protein MESTTPTNEEDAKTVKLLAKGLLELYEPPLTTINTHLKELTEKQEAVHSMITSERQKMENIQNDAMLDALLADIATNRERLMALSSSMMQIHKRVQSLQTRAANVEKAAKNRAASTAASQSKPASS; from the exons atggaaAG caCAACCCCTACCAATGAAGAGGATGCAAAGACCGTCAAGTTGTTGGCTAAAGGTTTACTAGAGCTGTACGAACCACCGcttacaacaataaatacacatttaaaaGAATTAAC AGAGAAGCAAGAAGCAGTTCACAGTATGATTACATCTGAAAGACAGAAGATGGAGAACATACAGAATGATGCTATGCTTGATGCATTg CTTGCAGATATTGCTACAAACAGAGAAAGATTAATGGCGTTATCCAGCTCAATGATGCAAATTCATAAACGCGTGCAGTCTTTACAA ACAAGAGCAGCTAATGTGGAGAAGGCAGCTAAAAACAGAGCGGCGAGCACAGCGGCAAGTCAAAGCAAGCCGGCTAGCAGCTAG